A genomic region of Mesobacillus jeotgali contains the following coding sequences:
- the pheT gene encoding phenylalanine--tRNA ligase subunit beta: MLVSYKWLQEYIDLEGVSAEELAEKITKSGIEVEGVEKLNEGLQGVVVGHVLECEKHPNAEKLNKTLVDLGNGETVQIICGAPNVGKGQKVAVATVGAVLPGNFKIKKAKLRGEESHGMICSLQELGIEGKLAPKEYAEGIFNFTPDTEIGQDALEVLNRDDEILELGLTPNRADAMSMLGVAYEVGAILGKDIKLPNPQPETSSEQASDYINVTVDAKEDNPLYVAKVIKNVKVGPSPVWLQTKLMAAGIRPHNNVVDITNFILLEYGQPLHAFDYDKLGSKEILVRRAKNGEVIETLDDVKRTLTPDHLVITNGTEPVALAGVMGGANSEVGSDTTTVLLESAYFTGGAIRKASKDHGLRSEASSRYEKGVDPERVRPAAERAAELMIELAGGEVLGGVVEADALNVKPAVVSTTIQKINKVLGTDLEMKNVEDIFARLKFETSVDNDTITVTVPTRRGDITIEEDLIEEVGRLYGYDNLPTTLPVGPSTPGQLSEYQKKRRLVRRYMEGAGLYQAVTYSLTSAEKATQYALDKREPVELAMPMSEDRSLLRLSIVPQLLEVLKYNIARQTDSFAVYETGAVFLKNSNEDLPEEREHLAAAITGLWESHPWQGEKKPVDFFVLKGIVEGLFSKLGLESQLNFVKAELDGLHPGRTADILLNYNVIGFIGQVHPTMQKSLDLKETYVFELSLKALLKAETAPLQYTAIPRFPSITRDIALVVEKATASGDLEKIITEAGGLLLKEVNVFDLYEGEKMEEGKKSLAFSLKYFDPEKTLTDEDIAKAHSKVLAALEEKAGAVLRG; encoded by the coding sequence ATGTTGGTATCATATAAATGGCTTCAGGAATATATCGATTTGGAAGGCGTATCTGCTGAGGAGCTTGCTGAAAAAATCACGAAAAGCGGCATTGAAGTAGAAGGCGTAGAAAAATTAAATGAAGGCTTGCAGGGTGTAGTTGTCGGCCATGTACTTGAGTGCGAGAAGCACCCAAACGCAGAAAAACTGAATAAAACACTTGTGGACCTTGGAAACGGTGAGACAGTCCAGATTATCTGTGGCGCACCTAATGTGGGCAAAGGACAGAAGGTTGCCGTTGCGACAGTTGGAGCGGTTCTTCCTGGCAATTTCAAGATTAAAAAAGCAAAGCTTCGCGGAGAAGAATCCCACGGGATGATCTGCTCGCTGCAGGAGCTTGGAATCGAAGGGAAGCTAGCACCAAAGGAATATGCTGAGGGAATTTTCAATTTCACTCCAGACACTGAAATCGGCCAGGACGCGCTTGAGGTCCTCAACAGGGATGACGAGATCCTTGAGCTTGGCTTGACGCCAAACCGTGCTGATGCCATGAGCATGCTTGGAGTTGCATACGAGGTTGGAGCGATTCTTGGCAAGGACATCAAGCTGCCAAATCCACAGCCTGAAACATCTTCAGAGCAAGCTAGCGACTATATCAACGTAACAGTTGACGCTAAAGAAGATAATCCTCTATACGTTGCGAAAGTGATCAAGAATGTAAAAGTTGGTCCATCACCAGTTTGGCTGCAAACAAAATTGATGGCTGCAGGCATCCGTCCTCACAATAATGTAGTTGATATCACGAACTTCATCTTATTGGAGTACGGCCAGCCGCTTCACGCATTCGACTACGATAAATTGGGATCAAAAGAAATCCTTGTCCGCCGTGCTAAGAATGGCGAAGTGATTGAAACGCTTGATGATGTGAAACGCACATTGACGCCTGATCACCTAGTCATTACAAACGGAACAGAGCCGGTTGCGCTTGCAGGCGTAATGGGTGGAGCGAATTCCGAGGTTGGCAGCGATACAACAACTGTCTTGCTTGAGTCCGCTTATTTTACAGGCGGTGCAATCCGCAAGGCTTCCAAGGATCATGGCCTGCGCAGTGAAGCAAGCTCACGTTATGAAAAAGGTGTGGATCCTGAAAGAGTTCGCCCTGCTGCAGAACGTGCGGCTGAACTGATGATCGAGCTTGCCGGAGGAGAAGTTCTTGGCGGCGTTGTTGAAGCTGATGCTTTAAATGTGAAGCCGGCTGTTGTTTCAACAACAATTCAGAAAATCAATAAGGTATTGGGAACAGACCTTGAAATGAAGAATGTTGAGGACATTTTTGCACGCCTGAAATTCGAAACTTCTGTCGATAATGACACAATCACAGTAACAGTACCTACTCGCCGTGGGGACATCACGATTGAAGAAGATTTGATTGAAGAGGTTGGCCGTCTATATGGCTATGACAACCTGCCAACAACTCTTCCTGTAGGTCCATCGACACCAGGGCAATTATCTGAGTACCAGAAAAAGCGCCGTCTTGTCCGCCGTTATATGGAAGGCGCAGGACTTTACCAGGCAGTCACATATTCCCTTACAAGCGCGGAGAAAGCTACACAGTACGCATTGGATAAGCGCGAGCCTGTTGAACTGGCAATGCCAATGAGCGAAGACCGCAGCCTACTGCGCTTAAGTATCGTACCTCAACTTCTTGAAGTATTGAAATACAATATCGCTCGCCAGACTGACAGTTTCGCTGTTTATGAAACTGGGGCAGTCTTCCTGAAAAACAGCAATGAAGACCTTCCTGAAGAACGCGAACACCTTGCTGCAGCCATTACTGGCCTGTGGGAAAGCCATCCATGGCAGGGTGAGAAGAAGCCTGTTGACTTCTTCGTTCTTAAAGGAATTGTTGAAGGGTTATTTTCAAAGCTTGGCCTTGAAAGCCAATTAAATTTCGTGAAGGCTGAGCTTGATGGTTTGCACCCTGGACGTACGGCTGACATTTTGTTGAATTACAATGTCATCGGCTTCATCGGCCAGGTTCACCCAACAATGCAAAAGTCGCTCGACTTGAAAGAAACTTATGTTTTCGAGTTATCGTTAAAAGCATTATTGAAAGCAGAAACAGCGCCGTTGCAGTACACCGCAATCCCGCGCTTCCCGTCCATCACAAGGGATATTGCCCTGGTTGTTGAAAAAGCAACTGCTTCCGGCGACCTGGAGAAAATCATCACTGAAGCTGGCGGATTACTTTTAAAAGAAGTGAATGTTTTCGACCTTTACGAGGGTGAAAAAATGGAGGAAGGCAAGAAATCCCTTGCATTCTCACTGAAATACTTCGATCCGGAAAAAACACTTACAGACGAAGACATTGCAAAAGCACATAGTAAAGTCCTTGCAGCTCTTGAAGAAAAAGCAGGAGCAGTATTGAGAGGATAA
- the pheS gene encoding phenylalanine--tRNA ligase subunit alpha — protein sequence MQDRLKELQAEALEKVAAAADLKELNDVRVSYLGKKGPITEVLKGMGKLSAEERPKMGALANEVRDAISGQIEVKQKELEEAAVQKQLAAEQIDVTLPGRPVRTGSHHPLTSIIEEIEDLFIGMGYTVEEGPEVEKDYYNFEALNLPKGHPARDMQDSFYITEETLMRTHTSPVQARTMEKHQGKGPVKIICPGKVYRRDNDDATHSHQFMQIEGLVVDENVRMSDLKGTLEVFAKKMFGEDREIRLRPSFFPFTEPSVEMDISCKICGGSGCSVCKGTGWIEILGAGMVHPNVLEMAGYDSKKYTGFAFGMGPERIAMLKYGVDDIRHFYTNDVRFLKQFSVEE from the coding sequence ATGCAGGATCGTTTAAAAGAACTGCAGGCTGAGGCTCTTGAAAAAGTCGCCGCAGCAGCTGACCTTAAAGAATTGAATGATGTTCGTGTTTCCTATCTTGGGAAAAAAGGTCCAATCACAGAAGTATTAAAAGGAATGGGCAAGTTATCAGCTGAAGAAAGACCGAAAATGGGTGCCCTTGCAAACGAAGTCCGCGATGCGATTTCCGGCCAGATTGAAGTAAAGCAGAAGGAACTTGAGGAAGCGGCAGTCCAAAAACAATTGGCAGCTGAGCAAATCGACGTGACCCTTCCTGGAAGGCCTGTCAGAACTGGCAGTCATCACCCGCTTACGAGCATCATCGAAGAAATCGAAGATCTTTTCATCGGCATGGGCTACACAGTAGAGGAAGGTCCGGAAGTCGAAAAAGATTACTATAACTTCGAAGCATTGAACCTTCCGAAGGGGCATCCAGCACGTGATATGCAGGATTCATTCTACATTACAGAAGAAACATTAATGCGCACACACACATCCCCTGTCCAGGCAAGGACGATGGAAAAACACCAGGGCAAGGGTCCTGTAAAAATCATCTGCCCGGGCAAGGTTTATCGCCGTGATAATGACGATGCAACACACTCCCACCAGTTCATGCAGATTGAAGGGCTTGTCGTTGATGAGAATGTAAGAATGAGCGACCTAAAAGGAACGCTTGAAGTTTTTGCAAAGAAAATGTTTGGCGAAGATCGCGAAATTCGTCTGCGTCCTAGCTTCTTCCCTTTCACAGAGCCATCTGTCGAAATGGATATTTCTTGTAAAATTTGCGGCGGATCAGGCTGCAGCGTGTGTAAGGGAACAGGCTGGATTGAAATCCTTGGTGCAGGGATGGTTCACCCGAATGTGCTTGAAATGGCAGGCTATGATTCGAAGAAATACACTGGTTTTGCATTTGGAATGGGACCTGAGCGTATTGCGATGCTAAAGTATGGAGTCGATGACATCCGTCATTTCTATACAAATGATGTCCGCTTCTTGAAGCAATTTTCAGTTGAAGAATAA
- a CDS encoding TrmH family RNA methyltransferase codes for MKYIQSDKNLQVKQWKKLLTRKERDKSGMFLVEGFHLVEEALTKKEDVEEIILSEKTELPHGLDYGEIPVTVVTDEISKQLADTETTQGIFAVCRQPKNTEANGKTFLLIDSVQDPGNLGTMIRTADAAGIDAVIVGKGSVDMYNPKVLRSAQGSHFHLPVLSGDLSEWVTKLQDENIPVYGTALENGVVFTEAEKGGAFALLVGNEGSGVNKELLAKTTQNLYIPIYGKSESLNVAVAAGILLYYLKTAK; via the coding sequence TTGAAGTACATTCAATCTGATAAAAATCTGCAAGTGAAGCAGTGGAAGAAATTACTGACGCGAAAGGAACGCGATAAGTCCGGTATGTTCCTTGTTGAGGGCTTCCATTTAGTTGAAGAAGCACTGACGAAAAAAGAAGATGTAGAAGAAATCATTTTAAGCGAAAAAACTGAATTGCCGCATGGCCTGGATTACGGTGAGATTCCTGTTACGGTTGTAACGGATGAAATCAGCAAGCAGCTTGCTGATACCGAGACAACTCAGGGTATATTTGCTGTATGCCGGCAGCCGAAGAACACAGAAGCAAATGGAAAAACCTTTTTATTGATTGATTCTGTCCAGGACCCAGGTAACCTTGGCACGATGATTCGGACAGCTGATGCTGCCGGAATTGATGCTGTCATTGTCGGGAAGGGCAGTGTCGATATGTATAATCCTAAGGTCTTGCGCTCTGCGCAGGGAAGCCACTTCCATTTGCCGGTTTTAAGTGGAGACCTTTCCGAGTGGGTTACCAAACTTCAAGATGAAAACATTCCGGTCTATGGAACCGCCCTTGAAAATGGAGTCGTTTTTACAGAGGCTGAAAAAGGGGGAGCCTTCGCCCTGCTCGTAGGAAATGAAGGAAGCGGTGTAAATAAAGAGCTTCTGGCAAAAACAACACAAAATCTTTATATCCCGATTTACGGCAAAAGTGAATCGCTGAATGTCGCTGTCGCCGCAGGTATTTTGCTATATTATTTAAAAACAGCAAAATAG
- the sspI gene encoding small acid-soluble spore protein SspI, protein MNLNLRNAVITNVAGNSQDELKDTIVDAIQNGEEKMLPGLGVLFEVIWQNASAEEQQEMLNALEEGLKGKQ, encoded by the coding sequence ATGAACCTAAACCTTAGGAATGCAGTTATTACAAATGTAGCAGGAAATTCACAGGATGAGTTGAAGGATACTATTGTAGATGCCATCCAAAATGGAGAAGAAAAAATGCTTCCAGGCCTTGGAGTCTTGTTTGAAGTGATCTGGCAGAACGCATCTGCTGAAGAACAGCAGGAAATGCTCAACGCATTGGAAGAAGGATTGAAAGGAAAGCAATAA
- a CDS encoding M42 family metallopeptidase — translation MAKLDETLTMLKDLTDAKGIPGNEREPREVMKKYITPFADEVSTDGLGSLVAKKVGNENGPKIMVAGHLDEVGFMVTSIDDKGFIRFQTVGGWWSQVMLAQRVTIVTRKGEITGVIGSKPPHILPAEARKKPVDIKDMFIDIGASSRDEAKEWGVTPGDMVVPYFEFTVMNNEKMLLAKAWDNRIGCAIAIDVLKGLKDAEHPNVVYGVGTVQEEVGLRGAKTSAQMIQPDIAFGVDVGIAGDTPGVTEKEALSKMGDGPQIIIYDASMVSHKGLRDFVTDLADELDIPYQFDAVAGGGTDSGAIHLTHRGVPALSITIATRYIHSHAAMLHRDDYENAVKLIVEVIKRLDKETVEKITFE, via the coding sequence ATGGCGAAATTAGATGAAACATTAACAATGCTAAAAGATTTAACCGATGCCAAAGGCATTCCCGGCAATGAGCGTGAGCCAAGAGAAGTAATGAAGAAATACATAACTCCATTCGCTGATGAAGTATCGACTGACGGACTTGGCAGTCTGGTTGCCAAGAAAGTCGGCAATGAAAATGGACCGAAAATCATGGTTGCCGGCCATCTTGATGAGGTTGGTTTCATGGTAACAAGCATCGACGACAAAGGATTCATCCGCTTCCAGACAGTTGGCGGCTGGTGGAGCCAGGTCATGCTTGCACAACGCGTGACAATCGTAACACGCAAAGGTGAAATCACTGGGGTAATCGGTTCTAAACCGCCTCACATCCTTCCTGCGGAAGCGCGCAAAAAGCCAGTTGATATCAAGGATATGTTCATTGATATCGGTGCTTCAAGCCGTGACGAAGCGAAGGAATGGGGAGTAACTCCTGGAGACATGGTCGTTCCTTACTTCGAATTCACTGTTATGAACAATGAGAAAATGCTTCTTGCTAAAGCATGGGATAACCGTATCGGCTGTGCTATTGCAATCGATGTCCTTAAGGGTCTTAAAGATGCTGAGCACCCGAACGTCGTATATGGCGTTGGAACAGTTCAGGAAGAAGTAGGCCTTCGCGGCGCTAAAACTTCCGCTCAAATGATTCAGCCTGACATCGCTTTCGGCGTTGATGTAGGGATCGCCGGAGACACTCCAGGCGTTACAGAAAAAGAAGCACTAAGCAAAATGGGTGACGGCCCACAGATCATCATTTATGATGCATCAATGGTATCTCACAAAGGCCTTCGTGATTTTGTGACAGACCTGGCTGATGAATTGGACATTCCATACCAGTTCGATGCAGTAGCGGGCGGAGGAACAGACTCTGGAGCTATCCACCTGACACACCGCGGTGTACCAGCGTTATCCATCACAATCGCGACACGCTACATCCACTCACATGCAGCAATGCTACACCGTGACGACTACGAAAACGCTGTAAAGCTGATCGTAGAAGTTATCAAGCGTCTTGATAAAGAAACAGTTGAGAAGATCACTTTTGAATAA
- a CDS encoding dUTP diphosphatase, with protein sequence MNTTTLFKMQKALDSHIESQHGLENEDLFDRKVLALLVEIGELANETRCFKFWSVKPASETETILEEFVDGVHFILSLGIECGFEDLETITQSQLDELDATKQFLSIYEYAQKFRNSRSKEDYVQLFQGYLKLAQLLGLNEDQIEQAYIKKNEVNYERQRKGY encoded by the coding sequence ATGAACACAACAACCCTTTTTAAAATGCAAAAAGCACTCGATAGTCATATTGAATCGCAACATGGTCTTGAAAATGAAGATTTATTTGATCGAAAGGTCCTCGCGCTGCTTGTTGAAATTGGCGAACTTGCTAACGAGACTAGATGTTTCAAGTTTTGGAGTGTGAAGCCTGCCTCCGAAACAGAGACCATCCTTGAGGAATTTGTGGATGGTGTTCATTTTATATTGTCCTTGGGGATTGAGTGTGGTTTTGAGGACCTGGAGACAATCACGCAAAGCCAATTGGATGAGCTAGACGCTACCAAGCAGTTCCTTTCTATTTACGAGTACGCACAGAAATTCAGGAACAGCCGCAGCAAAGAAGATTATGTTCAATTATTCCAAGGCTACCTGAAGCTTGCCCAGTTGCTCGGTTTGAACGAGGATCAAATTGAACAGGCATATATTAAGAAAAATGAAGTAAATTATGAGAGGCAGCGAAAAGGTTATTAG
- a CDS encoding sigma-w pathway protein ysdB, with product MILLLRLILLLLFIFLIYSAVKYLFHPKRKLELAHEQKRFFLLDDPDNVRKNFLLTYKGVLFEGEKYLGTTPSAFEVVSIFIWPKKTSALKGLVLEDFQFIERKIRESYPVAKIDWKSPIKEFMANHEHDDEI from the coding sequence ATGATCCTGCTTTTACGTCTAATTTTATTACTGTTATTCATTTTTTTAATATACAGCGCGGTGAAGTATTTATTCCACCCGAAAAGGAAGCTGGAGCTTGCTCATGAACAGAAGCGCTTTTTCTTATTGGATGATCCAGACAATGTCCGCAAGAATTTCTTATTAACATATAAGGGTGTTTTATTTGAAGGCGAAAAGTATTTAGGCACAACTCCGTCTGCTTTTGAGGTTGTTTCCATTTTCATTTGGCCTAAAAAAACCTCGGCCTTGAAAGGGCTTGTCCTTGAGGATTTCCAATTCATTGAACGGAAAATCCGTGAGAGCTATCCGGTGGCCAAAATCGACTGGAAAAGCCCAATTAAGGAATTCATGGCAAATCATGAACATGATGATGAGATATAA
- a CDS encoding TVP38/TMEM64 family protein, which translates to MDDAWSMLLIIVESGGWYAPVLFILFHVFRQFVFIPPAVVCIAGGLIFGIVPGIVYSLLGLSGASILFYVLMRQIPEMMNKLSRLKKRLVGRFRDLTVAQVALLRLVPVIHYQLLSFCLYERKSNFKDFMFASFLANIPFVIFYTIFGEYVGEFDSFTGLFLMIVFLLFAYLLREKITFIKWREFFDRIT; encoded by the coding sequence ATGGATGATGCGTGGTCAATGCTGCTAATCATTGTGGAATCTGGAGGCTGGTATGCACCAGTATTGTTTATATTGTTTCATGTCTTCCGCCAATTTGTATTCATACCTCCTGCGGTTGTCTGTATTGCTGGCGGGTTAATATTTGGGATCGTACCGGGAATCGTATATTCGCTGCTCGGCTTGTCGGGAGCAAGTATATTATTCTACGTTTTGATGAGGCAGATTCCAGAGATGATGAACAAGCTAAGCAGGCTGAAAAAAAGGCTGGTAGGGCGCTTCAGGGATCTGACCGTTGCCCAGGTGGCGCTATTGAGGCTTGTGCCGGTGATTCATTACCAGCTGCTAAGCTTTTGCCTTTACGAGCGGAAAAGTAATTTTAAAGACTTTATGTTTGCTTCATTTCTCGCCAATATTCCATTCGTCATATTTTATACGATATTCGGGGAGTATGTCGGAGAATTTGACTCATTTACAGGGCTCTTTCTGATGATTGTATTTTTGCTGTTTGCCTATTTGTTGCGTGAGAAAATTACCTTCATTAAATGGCGTGAATTTTTTGATAGAATAACATAA
- a CDS encoding DUF1294 domain-containing protein, which yields MGIWSLAGLIAVMNLAGFFIMGMDKKRARNNHYRISEKTLWNVAFLGGAIGATAGMKHFRHKTKHAQFKYGLPLLAIIELGIFTYLFKLLS from the coding sequence GTGGGGATATGGAGTTTGGCCGGCTTGATTGCAGTCATGAACCTTGCGGGCTTTTTTATCATGGGAATGGATAAAAAGCGGGCAAGAAACAATCATTATCGAATAAGCGAAAAAACACTATGGAATGTTGCTTTTTTGGGAGGGGCAATCGGGGCAACAGCTGGTATGAAGCATTTCAGGCATAAGACGAAGCATGCCCAGTTTAAATATGGGTTGCCACTCCTTGCTATTATTGAGCTTGGTATATTTACATATTTATTTAAGCTTTTGTCATAA
- the rplT gene encoding 50S ribosomal protein L20 gives MPRVKGGTVTRKRRKKVIKLAKGYFGSKHTLYKVANQQVMKSLMYAFRDRRQKKRDFRKLWIARINAAARMNGLSYSRMMHGLKLAGIEVNRKMLAELAVSDAAAFAQLAETAKQQFNK, from the coding sequence ATGCCACGTGTAAAAGGCGGTACAGTTACGCGCAAGCGTCGTAAAAAAGTCATCAAATTAGCAAAAGGTTATTTCGGTTCTAAACATACATTATACAAAGTTGCTAACCAGCAGGTTATGAAATCTCTAATGTATGCATTCCGCGACCGTCGCCAGAAGAAGCGCGACTTCCGCAAACTTTGGATTGCTCGTATCAACGCAGCAGCTCGCATGAACGGCCTTTCTTACAGCCGTATGATGCACGGCCTTAAGCTTGCAGGTATCGAAGTAAACCGCAAGATGCTTGCTGAACTTGCAGTAAGCGATGCAGCAGCATTCGCTCAATTGGCTGAAACAGCTAAGCAGCAGTTCAACAAGTAA
- the rpmI gene encoding 50S ribosomal protein L35: protein MPKMKTHRGTAKRFKKTGTGKLKRSHAYTSHLFANKSTKAKRKLRKSAIVSKGDFKRIRHMLDNIK, encoded by the coding sequence ATGCCAAAAATGAAAACTCACCGCGGCACTGCCAAACGTTTCAAGAAAACTGGAACTGGCAAGCTTAAGCGTTCACACGCTTACACTAGCCACTTATTTGCTAACAAGTCTACAAAAGCTAAGCGTAAGCTTCGCAAATCTGCAATTGTTTCTAAGGGCGATTTCAAACGTATTCGTCACATGCTTGACAACATTAAGTAA
- the infC gene encoding translation initiation factor IF-3 has product MLLNEGIRAREIRLIDQNGEQLGIKSKAEALEIAARVNLDLVLVAPNAKPPVGRIMDYGKFKFEQQKKEKEARKNQKIITTKEVRLSPSIDEHDFNTKLRNAIKFLEKGDKVKASIRFKGRAITHKEIGQRVLDRFSEACKEVATIESHPKMDGRSMFLVLAPKTEK; this is encoded by the coding sequence ATGTTACTAAACGAGGGAATTCGTGCTCGCGAAATTCGTCTGATCGATCAAAACGGCGAGCAATTAGGAATCAAATCCAAAGCTGAGGCTCTTGAGATCGCAGCACGCGTAAATCTTGATCTTGTCCTTGTTGCTCCGAACGCGAAGCCTCCTGTAGGCCGAATCATGGACTACGGAAAATTCAAGTTCGAACAGCAAAAGAAAGAAAAAGAAGCACGTAAGAACCAAAAAATCATCACAACTAAAGAAGTCCGTCTTAGTCCGTCAATTGATGAGCATGACTTTAACACAAAGTTGCGCAATGCTATCAAGTTCCTGGAAAAAGGCGATAAGGTTAAAGCATCTATCCGTTTTAAGGGCCGTGCTATAACCCATAAGGAAATCGGTCAACGTGTTCTTGATCGCTTCTCTGAAGCTTGCAAAGAAGTAGCGACAATCGAATCACATCCGAAAATGGATGGCCGAAGCATGTTCCTAGTTCTAGCACCTAAAACTGAAAAGTAA
- the thrS gene encoding threonine--tRNA ligase produces MADMLKISFPDGAVKEFPAGTTTEDIASSISPGLKKKAIAGMVNGQPYDLKRAIEEDAAIEIVTPDHPEALEILRHSSAHLMAQAIKRLYKDVNLGVGPVIEGGFYYDIDMEHSLSPEDLPEIEKEMKKIINENIEIVRKEVSREDAVKFFKELGDPYKLELIEAIPADEKVTLYEQGDFVDLCRGVHVPSTGKLKEFKLLSIAGAYWRGDSDNKMLQRIYGTAFFKKEDLKEHLRLLEEAKERDHRKLGKELNLFTNSQKVGQGLPLWLPKGATIRRIIERYIVDKEVSLGYDHVYTPVMGSVDLYKTSGHWDHYQENMFPVMEMENEQLVLRPMNCPHHMMVYKNSIHSYRELPIRIAELGTMHRYEMSGALAGLQRVRGMTLNDAHLFVRPDQIKEEFKRVVELVLEVYKDFDMNDYSFRLSYRDPEDKEKYFDDDQMWEKAQAMLKEAMDEMGLEYFEAEGEAAFYGPKLDVQVKTALGKEETLSTVQLDFLLPERFDLTYIGEDGKHHRPVVIHRGVVSTMERFVAFLIEEYKGAFPTWLAPVQAQIIPVSPSVHYDYAREIKEKLKAEGFRVEIDGRDEKIGYKIREAQMQKVPYMLVVGDNEVTEKAVNVRKYGEQKSETIAFDEFLESFRKEAKK; encoded by the coding sequence ATGGCAGACATGTTAAAAATATCGTTTCCAGATGGAGCAGTGAAGGAGTTTCCGGCAGGCACAACTACTGAAGATATCGCCAGCTCGATCAGCCCGGGCCTAAAGAAGAAAGCCATTGCCGGTATGGTCAATGGACAGCCGTATGATCTCAAGAGAGCGATCGAGGAGGATGCAGCGATCGAAATCGTCACTCCTGATCATCCAGAAGCACTAGAAATCCTGCGCCACAGCTCAGCTCACTTGATGGCACAGGCAATCAAGCGTCTGTATAAAGATGTTAACCTTGGAGTAGGGCCGGTAATTGAAGGCGGCTTCTACTATGATATCGATATGGAACATTCTTTATCCCCGGAAGATTTGCCAGAGATTGAAAAGGAAATGAAGAAAATCATCAATGAGAACATTGAAATTGTCCGTAAAGAAGTAAGCCGTGAAGATGCAGTCAAGTTTTTCAAGGAGCTTGGGGACCCTTATAAGCTTGAATTGATTGAAGCGATCCCGGCGGATGAGAAGGTCACTCTTTATGAACAGGGAGACTTTGTCGACCTTTGCCGTGGAGTACACGTACCATCAACTGGCAAGCTGAAGGAATTCAAATTGCTGAGCATTGCTGGTGCTTACTGGCGAGGCGACAGTGACAACAAGATGCTCCAGCGTATTTACGGAACAGCTTTCTTCAAGAAGGAAGACCTGAAAGAGCACTTGAGGCTGCTGGAAGAAGCGAAGGAACGTGACCATCGCAAGCTAGGCAAGGAGCTTAACTTATTTACTAATTCCCAGAAGGTTGGCCAGGGTCTACCGCTATGGCTTCCAAAAGGTGCGACAATCCGCCGCATCATCGAGCGCTATATCGTTGATAAAGAAGTCAGCCTTGGTTATGACCATGTCTATACTCCGGTTATGGGAAGTGTTGATCTTTATAAAACTTCCGGACACTGGGACCACTATCAGGAAAACATGTTCCCGGTAATGGAAATGGAAAATGAACAACTCGTTCTAAGACCAATGAACTGTCCGCACCACATGATGGTATACAAAAACAGCATCCATAGCTACAGGGAGCTTCCAATCAGGATTGCCGAGCTTGGAACAATGCACCGTTATGAAATGTCCGGCGCGTTGGCTGGGTTGCAGCGTGTGCGCGGTATGACTCTGAACGATGCTCACCTCTTTGTTCGCCCTGACCAGATCAAGGAAGAGTTCAAGCGTGTAGTAGAGCTTGTGCTTGAAGTCTACAAGGATTTTGATATGAATGACTATTCGTTCCGTCTATCCTACAGAGATCCTGAAGACAAGGAAAAGTACTTCGATGATGATCAGATGTGGGAAAAGGCTCAAGCTATGCTTAAAGAAGCGATGGATGAAATGGGTCTGGAATATTTCGAGGCTGAAGGCGAAGCAGCATTCTACGGACCGAAGCTTGATGTCCAGGTCAAGACTGCCCTTGGCAAAGAGGAGACTCTTTCAACAGTACAGCTTGACTTCTTGCTTCCAGAACGCTTCGACCTGACTTATATCGGAGAAGATGGCAAGCACCATCGTCCTGTCGTCATCCACCGCGGTGTCGTATCGACTATGGAACGCTTTGTAGCCTTCCTGATCGAAGAGTATAAAGGGGCGTTCCCGACTTGGCTGGCTCCAGTCCAGGCACAGATCATCCCGGTATCTCCATCAGTCCACTATGACTACGCAAGAGAAATCAAGGAGAAGCTTAAGGCAGAAGGCTTCCGCGTTGAAATCGATGGCCGCGACGAAAAGATCGGCTATAAAATCCGCGAAGCGCAAATGCAAAAGGTTCCTTATATGCTCGTAGTCGGTGACAATGAAGTAACAGAAAAAGCAGTCAATGTCCGTAAATACGGTGAACAAAAATCCGAAACAATTGCCTTTGATGAATTCCTTGAGTCGTTCAGGAAGGAAGCGAAGAAATAA